A single Elaeis guineensis isolate ETL-2024a chromosome 15, EG11, whole genome shotgun sequence DNA region contains:
- the LOC109506647 gene encoding protein ELF4-LIKE 4, which produces MEGGTFSGVGNGAQVDNKILQSFQKSFVQVQSILDQNRLLINEINQNHESKVPDNLSRNVGLIRELNNNIRRVVDLYSDLSSSFTKSMESSEGDSAGTLRSDGKAGQKRTRAG; this is translated from the coding sequence ATGGAAGGGGGCACCTTCTCAGGCGTTGGCAATGGAGCTCAAGTGGACAACAAAATTCTCCAGAGTTTCCAGAAGAGCTTTGTCCAGGTCCAGAGCATCTTGGATCAGAATAGGCTGTTGATCAATGAGATCAACCAGAACCATGAGTCGAAGGTCCCCGACAACCTTAGCCGGAATGTTGGCCTCATCCGAGAGCTCAACAACAACATCAGGAGGGTCGTCGACCTTTACTCCGACCTCTCCAGCTCCTTTACCAAGTCCATGGAGTCGTCGGAGGGGGACTCAGCCGGCACGCTTAGGTCCGATGGGAAGGCTGGCCAGAAGAGAACTAGGGCTGGGTAG
- the LOC105058637 gene encoding protein ELF4-LIKE 3 has protein sequence MMEGDTFSGLGNGTQVDNKILQNFQKSFVQVQSILDQNRLLINEINQNHESKIPDNLSRNVGLIRELNNNIRRVVDLYADLSFSFTKSMDASSEGESDGKPGHKRNRPG, from the coding sequence ATGATGGAGGGGGACACCTTCTCAGGCCTTGGCAACGGAACCCAAGTGGACAACAAAATCCTCCAAAACTTCCAGAAGAGCTTTGTCCAGGTCCAGAGCATCCTGGATCAGAACAGGCTACTGATCAATGAGATCAACCAAAACCATGAGTCCAAGATCCCCGACAACCTCAGCCGGAATGTTGGCCTAATCCGGGAGCTGAACAACAACATCCGGCGAGTCGTCGACCTCTACGCCGACCTCTCCTTCTCCTTTACCAAATCCATGGATGCATCGTCCGAGGGGGAGTCGGATGGCAAGCCGGGTCACAAGCGAAATAGGCCCGGCTAG